AGGGATCTTTTGTCTCCGGGGCCGATCAGGAATATATCCGGGAACAGCGGCTGCGGATGGTGGAGGGCAAGCTGAAGGAGATTATTGACGAGAGCAGGCAGCTGGGCATGGAATACGCTGAACTCGCGGAGATGCTGAAGCTGCTCTATGAGGAGGAACAGGAATGAGTAATGTAATTGAGCTGGACCATGTGACCAAGCGCTACGACCGTTTTGAGCTGCGGGATATTTCGCTGCCCATCAAGGAGGGCTACATTACCGGGCTGATCGGCCCGAATGGTGCAGGTAAGACCTCCATGATCAAGTTGATGATGGGGTTAATTTTCCCGGACCAAGGCAACATTCTGATGTTCGGCCAGAACAACCAGCAGGACCTGGCGGCTTTTAAAGCGCGTATCGGTTACGTCTCGGATGAGAATATCTATTATGAGCACTTGACCGTTAAGCAGATGAAGAGTATTATCGCCCCGTTCTATCCCGGGTGGAATAATGATACATATGTGAAGTTTCAGGAGCTGTTCAAGCTTCCGCCGGGTAAGAAGATCAAGGATCTGTCCAAGGGGATGAAGATCAAATTCTCCCTCGCTATCGCCCTGTCCCATGGTGCCGATCTGCTGATTATGGATGAGCCTACTTCGGGGCTTGATCCGATTTTTCGCCGGGAGATGCTGGAGCTGCTCAGTGAGCATATCCAGGATGAGAAGAAGTCGATTCTGTTCTCTACCCACAACACCACAGATCTGGACCGGATTGCCGACTATATTGTATTTATTAATGAGGGACGGATTGTATTCAATGAGATGAAGGAGAGTCTGAGCGAACGCTATCTGCTGGTCAAAGGCGGGAAAGAGCTGCTGGACCGGGATGTCCGGCGGTGGTTCGTGGGGCTGCGGGAGAACGGGCTGGGCTTCGAAGGGCTGATCAGCAACCGTGCGGAAGGGGAACGTTACTTCAGGGACACCGCAATCTGCGAGACACCTACACTGGAAGAGATTATGTACTATACGGTAAAAGGAAGTGAAGCACATGTATAACTCCATCGCTCTGATCCGTAAAGACTTCATGCTTACCCGGAAGTTTATCCTCCTGCTGATTCCCTATTATCTGATTATGGGTTATATGAACGCTGAAGCCTATACGGTGTTCTCGCTGTTTCCGGCTATGCTGCTGCTCATTAACTCCTGTACCATCGATATGCAGCATAACAATCAGAAGTTTCTGGTTACGCTCCCGGTCCCGAGACAGCGGCTGATTCAGGCTAAATATATGACGCTGATTCCATTCTCCTTGTTCAGCCTGACCTGTACGATTCTGCTGTATCTGGGTGCTTTTACGATGGGCAAGCTGGATGAACCGCTGCGCTGGAGAGAGCTGGGAATAGCTACTGCCGCGTTCCCTTTATTGGCCTCAATTTATCTGCCGCTGTATTACTGGCTGGGACAAAAAGGGATGCAGATCGTCAACTTCATCTTTATTATGGTGATCATGCTGAATTTCACGGCAATTACCAGCTTGTCTAAACGGTTTCCGGCACTTGCCGAATGGATTAGCACTGGCAGATTGGAGAATGTCTTGCTTGTTGCCATCAGTGTCCTGGCCTATCTCGTGATTATCTATGCTTCTTATTTAGTCTCTCTGCGGATTTATATGCACAAGGATATCTAGCTTCATTGACGGTATAAGCCACATGACAAGAATGACCTCAGCTTCCACACTCCCATGGCAGTCTGAGGTCATTTTTGATTATTCGTACATAATACACTTAGCGGAAGGTTCCGCCTCGCTCCAGGTCCTCTACGAAATCCTTGGCTTCCTTGAGGCCCAGATTCCGTGCTTCGCGCATGACCTTGATTGCCTGAATTTTCTTGCCTTCGGCCATTAACAGGCGGATTCTACGCTCCAGGTCCGGTGCCAGCTCCGGGTTCTGCACGAACAGGGGAGCCGGGATATCGGCAGTTCTGCCGCTCGCTGGGGATGAGTACGTTCCGCTGTAAGCATCTCTTTGCGCTAACCGGGACTCCAGCTCGTTCACACGCCTTTTCAAACTGAACACACTGAGCATAAGCAATAGCGCCAGCACCAGAGCCAGAATGGCGATGAGATCAATCGTATCCATATGTTCCATAGGCTTTGCTCCTTCCCTAATAATTTACTACCCGTAAGAAGGAAGAATGAACACTTCAGACCTGATTGTTGATTGTATCCGCTTGGGCGGGAGCCTAGAATGAGTTACAGGAACGGTACACCTATTGCTTCAACGGTACGCGGATTCCCAAACCATCTATAGGAGTGATCGCAATGAACGAAGCTACACATATGAAGGCGATTCGGATACATCAGTTTGGAGGGATAGAAGAGCTAAGGTATGAGGATGCGCCGATTCCTTCTCCCGCAGCGGACGAGATTCTGATTAAGGTGGCAGGAACTGCGTTCAATGCAGCAGATGTCAAAATCCGCAAGGGCTATCTGCAAGCCGTTTTCCCGCATGAATTCCCATACATTCCTAACATTGAGGTGTCGGGTACAGTGGAGGCAGCGGGAGCAGAGGTGACAGACTTTCAGCCGGGGGACAGAGTCTATGCTGCGCTTGATATGTCCCGGGACGGCGCTGCCGCAGAGTATGTAGT
The window above is part of the Paenibacillus sp. FSL H8-0048 genome. Proteins encoded here:
- a CDS encoding ABC transporter ATP-binding protein → MSNVIELDHVTKRYDRFELRDISLPIKEGYITGLIGPNGAGKTSMIKLMMGLIFPDQGNILMFGQNNQQDLAAFKARIGYVSDENIYYEHLTVKQMKSIIAPFYPGWNNDTYVKFQELFKLPPGKKIKDLSKGMKIKFSLAIALSHGADLLIMDEPTSGLDPIFRREMLELLSEHIQDEKKSILFSTHNTTDLDRIADYIVFINEGRIVFNEMKESLSERYLLVKGGKELLDRDVRRWFVGLRENGLGFEGLISNRAEGERYFRDTAICETPTLEEIMYYTVKGSEAHV
- a CDS encoding ABC-2 transporter permease, producing the protein MYNSIALIRKDFMLTRKFILLLIPYYLIMGYMNAEAYTVFSLFPAMLLLINSCTIDMQHNNQKFLVTLPVPRQRLIQAKYMTLIPFSLFSLTCTILLYLGAFTMGKLDEPLRWRELGIATAAFPLLASIYLPLYYWLGQKGMQIVNFIFIMVIMLNFTAITSLSKRFPALAEWISTGRLENVLLVAISVLAYLVIIYASYLVSLRIYMHKDI
- a CDS encoding ribosomal protein L7/L12, whose protein sequence is MEHMDTIDLIAILALVLALLLMLSVFSLKRRVNELESRLAQRDAYSGTYSSPASGRTADIPAPLFVQNPELAPDLERRIRLLMAEGKKIQAIKVMREARNLGLKEAKDFVEDLERGGTFR